AGGCTAGGTCCAGCACTAGCCAACGCTCCAGGCCAAGACCACGGAAATCCAACACCAGCAGCGACTGGGGGGTCACAATTGCTTTCAAAGTCTGAAACACAACACATTTATGGGATGTATCAATGGCACTGTGAAAACCAACGTTTGTGGGTGCTGAACTACATTTCCATGACCGAAGCGCCAATAGCTGACTAGTATGTAAATATTTGCAGTGAGAGCTGCCAATAGGAAAGCTGCTGTTATGAAATCAATTGTGCTGAAGAACacttttgtttacttttttatAGTGATAAGACAGCAAGCAATATCTAGTCCAACATAGCCTCTGCAGTAGAAACCCcaaaacacagctgcagcagagggctTCAGTACTTCAGGTGAGGCTCCTGCTCTACTGTATACCTTATTCCCTGTTTCTCCACCCGCAAATGTACTATTCTTTAATGTACTATGTGTTTCAGGATGGCTATAAAGCTGCACTgcctcagcctgctgctgcttctagcGTGTTCCAGCAGAGCCAAAAGGCAACATTGTCCTAAATCTGCCACCGACTGTAATGAGTGTATCAGGTCTGGCCCAGACTGTGCCTGGTGCACCGCTCCTGACTCTGACATCCGCTGTCAAACATCAAAAGTTTTGAGGAGAGCAGGATGTCCTAAAGATCACATCTACAACCCTCGGGGAGAGGTGCAGGTTGCCAGGAATGACAGCAGGTAACGAACGCTGGTTCATGCGGGACACCTAATGGCCACCCTCAAAGTAGTCATCAGCTCTCTTTCTACTGAACCTTTGCAGCGTGGAGCCAGTGAACGCAGACTCTCTTTCCCTCCAGCCTCAGGAGTTATCTGTACAGTTGAGGCCAGGAGTGAGGCAGTCTTTCTTCATCACTATCACCAGGCCTTCAAACCAGCACATTAGAGACCTGACTATGGAtgcttctcctctgcctgtGGGAGTCAACATCACCTTCAATAACATCGCAAACAGAAGCCCCACTGTCGTTGAGGTCAGGGAGaatcacacagacacagtgCATAATGTATGTGTAAAGACTTGTACAGAAATTGGTGACATTTTTTTAGGTGCTTGTGAAGGCCACAGGGTGTCTTAGGGAGAAAGATAACGCAAACCAGATGCACAACCGGACTGGACCTTGGTCTGTCCAACTAACACCTAGAGGATATTCACAGGGTGTAAAGTTAGAGATAAGTCTGGAGTGTGAGTACAGCTTCAGATCAAGGGTACAGACAATATAGGAAGGCAAATAACAGTATATTTTGTGCTATGGGgctccaaaaaataaaagaaatgctTTCCTCAGGTCAGTGTGAGTGCACAAAGACCCGTCAGGAAAGCAGCCTGGACTGCAGTGGCCATGGGGCTCTAGTGTGCGGCAGATGTGAGTGCGATGAGCCGTACGCTGGACAACGGTGCCACAGTAACCTGGACTCATCGTCACAAAATGAAGATGCGTGCCGGCCAGGTCCGAACGAGCCTGTTTGCAGCAACAGGGGGAGGTGTGTGGAGGGCTTCTGTGAGTGTGCCCAAAGGGAAAACCCAGATGAAAAATATTCTGGAAGATACTGCGAATGCGCAAACTTTGACTGTCCGTACTGGAACGGCAGGTACGATGTGCAAAGATTGATATGGTTTTTTAATGAGATCTAGCTTAATGAAAAATCTCATCCAAAAGAGTGTGTGGAGGCCGAGGGCAGTGCATGTGTGGCCAGTGCCTGTGTGATGATGGCTGGACAGATGACGACTGCGCCTGCTCCATGGACACAGCTGCATGTATGACAAGCAACGGCATGCTGTGCAACGGGAAGGGCACATGCCAGTGTGGGATATGTAAATGCGAGCCACCATATGCAGGTCCCACCTGTGAGACCTGCCCCTTTTGCCAGGGCCCGTGTCTGCGATACAGCGCATGCGCAGAGTGCCAGGCGTTCGGCACAGGAGCAGCTAAGGATAGGTGAGCCTTTCTTAATGTTTGCATAAGATACTTCAATGAGAGGTTTTTAGAATTTAATTTAAGTCCactatcttttttttccccacaggtgTGAGAGAGAATGTTCCTCTGTCACTGTGACAATGGTGGAAACTAGACACGATCTGGTCGAACAACTGTGTAAAATGAGGAGCCGTGATGACATGTGCTCCTTTTACTTCAGCTATTCCAGAACCGCCTCTGGACCCCAGCTGACTGTGGCGAGGGCTAAAGATTGTCCCAACTAAGGGTGTTTTTGAATTGGATTAACGAGAGCGTACCTGCATTCGTATAATAATGCAGTTGTTTCTCGCGGTGAGACTG
The DNA window shown above is from Takifugu flavidus isolate HTHZ2018 chromosome 10, ASM371156v2, whole genome shotgun sequence and carries:
- the LOC130532599 gene encoding integrin beta-1-like, translated to MAIKLHCLSLLLLLACSSRAKRQHCPKSATDCNECIRSGPDCAWCTAPDSDIRCQTSKVLRRAGCPKDHIYNPRGEVQVARNDSSVEPVNADSLSLQPQELSVQLRPGVRQSFFITITRPSNQHIRDLTMDASPLPVGVNITFNNIANRSPTVVEVLVKATGCLREKDNANQMHNRTGPWSVQLTPRGYSQGVKLEISLECQCECTKTRQESSLDCSGHGALVCGRCECDEPYAGQRCHSNLDSSSQNEDACRPGPNEPVCSNRGRCVEGFCECAQRENPDEKYSGRYCECANFDCPYWNGRVCGGRGQCMCGQCLCDDGWTDDDCACSMDTAACMTSNGMLCNGKGTCQCGICKCEPPYAGPTCETCPFCQGPCLRYSACAECQAFGTGAAKDRCERECSSVTVTMVETRHDLVEQLCKMRSRDDMCSFYFSYSRTASGPQLTVARAKDCPN